From a region of the Candidatus Thermoplasmatota archaeon genome:
- a CDS encoding winged helix-turn-helix transcriptional regulator, which produces MNARGRIQTIIFVLYFLLAVIICSLNILVFASDYSSSETSPANTSSAQKHHEIDTTGEKSNVPYTSLITKTSLKKYPQIINGTKTTVIELPENSTVIQLPNNRIGVDYADVEKTVFPEGTRLTSHEKDILISIPEQPDTIKASNVLILPVEKITSSALIAQKIPKLDHYQVTITLPSFSSPVFHENINHYTIDWGDETIETYTKDDQVITHTYTNSGQYTIVFAITDSFGFTYELNKNCTVEYEGDLLRSYYVLEANKEPVAVTTSTSLGLLTLGFIALTETGKYKFLALLIVFIPLYTRIQKEDVLDQFVRGQIYGFIKTNPGVHYNQIRRKIDVKNGTLSYHLWVLEKTELIKSRREGLRYRAFYPTAMKFPKEERFRLTELQIQIVNLIQQNPGIHQKEIARVLHQKPQTINYNIKILAQADIIQVSKKGRKTRCYTKTRKQDETTTTT; this is translated from the coding sequence ATGAACGCAAGGGGACGAATACAAACAATCATCTTCGTTTTATATTTTTTATTAGCTGTTATTATCTGCTCGCTAAATATTCTCGTATTTGCATCTGACTATAGTTCATCTGAAACATCCCCGGCAAACACATCCTCTGCACAAAAACACCATGAGATAGATACTACTGGTGAAAAATCAAATGTGCCGTACACCTCACTTATTACAAAAACATCATTAAAAAAGTATCCTCAAATCATCAATGGAACAAAAACAACCGTTATCGAACTTCCTGAAAACAGCACCGTTATACAACTTCCAAACAATCGTATCGGTGTTGACTATGCAGATGTTGAAAAAACAGTATTTCCTGAGGGAACAAGACTTACATCTCATGAGAAAGATATCTTGATTTCAATACCTGAACAACCAGATACTATTAAAGCGAGTAATGTGTTAATTCTTCCTGTTGAAAAAATAACGTCATCAGCGTTGATTGCCCAAAAGATACCAAAACTGGACCACTATCAAGTCACGATCACACTTCCCTCTTTTTCAAGCCCTGTTTTTCACGAAAATATTAATCATTATACGATAGATTGGGGTGATGAAACAATAGAAACCTATACAAAAGATGATCAGGTAATTACTCATACGTATACCAACAGTGGCCAGTATACTATTGTGTTTGCCATTACAGATTCTTTTGGTTTTACGTATGAATTGAATAAAAATTGTACTGTTGAATATGAAGGGGACCTGCTTCGTTCGTATTACGTACTCGAAGCAAATAAAGAACCAGTTGCTGTTACCACATCGACTAGTCTTGGGTTACTCACCCTTGGTTTTATTGCACTTACGGAAACTGGAAAATATAAATTTCTTGCACTCTTAATAGTATTTATTCCACTGTATACCAGAATTCAAAAAGAAGATGTTCTTGATCAATTTGTCCGAGGTCAAATCTATGGATTTATCAAAACAAATCCAGGTGTTCATTACAATCAGATACGGCGAAAAATTGATGTGAAAAACGGAACCTTGTCATATCATTTGTGGGTCCTTGAAAAAACAGAATTGATCAAATCACGACGGGAAGGGTTACGGTACCGAGCTTTTTATCCAACGGCAATGAAATTTCCAAAAGAAGAACGATTCCGATTAACTGAACTGCAGATACAAATTGTAAATCTTATTCAGCAAAATCCAGGCATCCATCAAAAGGAAATAGCACGTGTACTCCATCAAAAACCTCAAACCATTAATTATAACATTAAAATCTTAGCGCAAGCAGATATCATTCAAGTATCGAAAAAAGGAAGAAAAACCCGATGTTATACGAAAACACGAAAACAAGATGAGACAACAACTACAACATAA
- a CDS encoding TIGR00725 family protein translates to MRSIIAVCGSDGSDIHLSSYALKVAEDVGRFIAQRNGVLLCGGRSGIMQAACFGACQAGGVTIGILPESKQEANPYVDIGLISGLGSRRNTLVVGFSDVVIALAGRWGTLNELTYAFIIKKPVVLIRGTGGCVDALISGAFHINSQDNPYYIADTAFDAVEKAFDLLKDQ, encoded by the coding sequence ATGAGATCAATTATTGCGGTCTGCGGCAGTGATGGATCAGACATACATTTAAGTTCTTATGCTCTAAAAGTTGCTGAGGATGTTGGTCGTTTTATTGCTCAGCGAAATGGTGTTCTTCTTTGTGGAGGTCGGAGCGGCATCATGCAGGCTGCTTGTTTTGGTGCATGTCAGGCAGGTGGTGTGACTATAGGGATCCTTCCCGAATCAAAACAAGAAGCAAATCCGTACGTTGATATTGGATTAATTTCTGGCCTAGGATCTCGCAGGAATACGCTGGTTGTTGGTTTTAGCGATGTTGTTATAGCTCTGGCAGGTCGATGGGGTACTTTAAATGAACTTACGTATGCATTTATTATAAAGAAACCAGTTGTTCTCATACGTGGTACCGGTGGATGTGTTGATGCGTTAATTTCTGGGGCTTTTCATATAAATAGTCAGGATAATCCCTATTACATTGCTGATACAGCGTTTGATGCTGTTGAAAAAGCATTTGACCTGCTCAAAGACCAATAA
- a CDS encoding ABC transporter ATP-binding protein, with protein sequence MTNDSSPILNTTSMQSGIGREVPNRKSAEAVIVLENVCKYYHVQKAVDSISFSVGRGEIFGFLGPNGAGKTTTIKMITTLLRPTQGSIQVCGFDVQKDPLEVKRRIGYMPDVPGFYGEMSAFEILEYYAEFYKIPREVRRKKIDELLTMMHLIDVKDKKIKTFSRGMKQKVGFASALLNDPEVLILDEPTIGLDPETIHLFRTVIRSLNEKGVTIFLSSHILSEVQAICDHVGIIRQGKIIAVDSIQGLSKKVSEKKNMLLIVSYENMTDEAVDVVQQIPGVIRVVNNSEAKKLEVEISPEKASISLINHTLVQHGIGVTGLERKQPDLEDIFLSLIRGGSP encoded by the coding sequence ATGACTAATGATTCATCTCCGATTTTAAATACTACCTCTATGCAATCAGGTATCGGTCGAGAAGTACCGAACAGAAAATCCGCTGAAGCTGTTATTGTTTTAGAGAATGTTTGTAAATACTATCATGTACAAAAAGCGGTTGATTCGATTTCTTTTTCTGTGGGTAGAGGTGAGATTTTTGGTTTTCTTGGTCCGAATGGTGCTGGGAAAACAACGACAATAAAAATGATCACAACGTTGCTTCGGCCTACTCAAGGCTCAATTCAGGTGTGTGGTTTTGATGTGCAAAAAGATCCTCTTGAAGTTAAACGACGAATTGGGTATATGCCCGATGTTCCTGGTTTTTATGGTGAGATGAGTGCATTTGAGATTCTTGAGTATTATGCTGAATTTTACAAAATACCACGAGAGGTACGTCGGAAAAAAATTGATGAACTTTTAACGATGATGCATCTGATCGACGTGAAAGACAAAAAGATTAAAACGTTTTCTCGAGGGATGAAACAAAAAGTTGGTTTTGCATCAGCACTCTTGAATGATCCTGAAGTGCTGATTTTAGATGAGCCGACGATTGGTCTGGATCCGGAAACAATCCATCTGTTTCGAACAGTCATACGATCGCTCAATGAGAAAGGGGTGACAATTTTTTTATCATCACACATACTCTCTGAGGTTCAGGCGATTTGTGATCATGTCGGAATCATCCGGCAAGGAAAAATCATTGCTGTTGATTCTATTCAAGGGTTGAGTAAAAAGGTTTCAGAAAAGAAAAACATGCTCCTCATTGTATCGTATGAGAATATGACTGATGAGGCTGTAGATGTGGTTCAACAGATTCCAGGAGTGATACGGGTTGTAAATAACAGTGAAGCAAAAAAATTGGAAGTTGAGATATCTCCGGAAAAAGCAAGCATCTCATTGATTAACCATACCCTAGTGCAGCACGGTATCGGTGTGACT